One region of Campylobacter concisus genomic DNA includes:
- a CDS encoding ABC transporter ATP-binding protein, with protein sequence MQNALELKNICKIFGDVKALDDINFEVKKGEWVSVMGPSGSGKSTLVNILSLMDTPSSGTYMLGGDDASNLNADDTLKFRREKIGLIFQQFHLVPYLSALENVMIAQYYHSSVDEEDAKKALEAVGLSHRLTHRPSQLSGGEQQRLCIARSLINDPEILIADEPTGNLDEANERVILDLFCKLRKDGKTILLVTHNPDLGEYGDKIVYLRHGKLEKIRTIENPKVPNEI encoded by the coding sequence TTAAAAAATATTTGTAAAATTTTTGGCGATGTTAAAGCACTTGATGATATAAATTTTGAGGTTAAAAAAGGTGAGTGGGTCAGCGTAATGGGACCAAGTGGTAGTGGTAAGAGTACGCTTGTAAATATACTTTCTCTAATGGATACTCCAAGTAGTGGTACTTATATGCTCGGTGGCGATGATGCGAGCAATCTAAATGCTGATGATACACTTAAATTTAGACGTGAAAAGATCGGTCTTATTTTTCAGCAGTTTCACTTAGTGCCATATCTTAGCGCACTTGAAAATGTGATGATCGCTCAGTACTATCACAGCTCAGTTGATGAAGAGGATGCTAAAAAAGCGCTTGAGGCAGTTGGTCTTTCTCACAGACTAACACACAGACCAAGTCAGCTAAGTGGTGGTGAGCAACAACGCCTTTGTATCGCACGCTCGCTCATAAACGATCCTGAAATTTTAATAGCAGATGAGCCAACTGGTAACCTTGATGAAGCAAATGAAAGAGTTATACTTGATCTATTTTGCAAGCTAAGAAAAGATGGCAAAACCATTCTTCTAGTAACTCACAACCCTGATCTTGGCGAGTATGGCGATAAGATCGTATATCTAAGACATGGTAAGCTAGAAAAAATTCGCACTATTGAAAACCCAAAGGTGCCAAATGAGATATA